A single window of Anopheles moucheti chromosome 2, idAnoMoucSN_F20_07, whole genome shotgun sequence DNA harbors:
- the LOC128296812 gene encoding neuropeptide CCHamide-1 receptor-like, with amino-acid sequence MLAPAMMTMLEQGTLATANDTAPDTDDSADEVYGSVVYEEDVYTSIPSVPPLQYQPQMPVSEFDLLEALLNTSAGGPIGSFWNTSSVATETPYTPYELRPETYIVPILFAAIFIIGVLGNGTLIIVFLRHRAMRNVPNTYILSLALADLLLIVTTVPFTSIIYTLDSWPWGSLLCTSSEFIKDVSIGVSVFTLVALSGDRFFAIVDPLRKFHAHGGGRRATRMTITTAVLIWLLAIAFAVPAIVGSHIKTVIINKDVSFYFCYPFPDEWGPQYARGMVLGKFLIYYAVPLFIIGIFYALIARHLIHSAKHVPGEMQGTVRQIKARRKVAVTVLAFVVIFGICFLPSHLFMLWFYYNPNFNEDYNGFWHVLRIVGFCLSFANSCANPVALYCVSGAFRKHFNRYLLCDGTSSSRRRHGDNLAPRDTSLTSTMSRRYTSKRMQSLRINIQETTIVMIPNGNSKSEGAVIEKEMVCLS; translated from the exons ATGTTGGCACCCGCAATGATGACGATGCTGGAACAAGGAACACTTGCCACCGCGAACGATACTGCACCCGACACGGATGATTCGGCGGACGAGGTGTATGGAAGTGTGGTGTATGAGGAAGATGTGTACACATCGATACCATCGGTACCGCCCCTGCAATACCAGCCACAGATGCCGGTGAGCGAGTTCGATCTTCTGGAGGCGCTGCTCAACACGTCAGCCGGCGGACCGATAGGCAGCTTCTGGAACACGTCGTCCGTTGCCACCGAAACACCCTACACACCGTACGAGCTACGACCGGAGACGTACATAGTGCCGATCCtgtttgccgccatctttatCATCGGTGTGCTCGGAAATGGGACGCTTATTATCGTCTTCTTACGGCATCGGGCGATGCGCAACGTTCCCAACAC ctaCATCCTGTCCCTGGCCCTAGCCGACCTGTTGCTGATTGTTACGACCGTACCGTTTACGTCCATCATCTACACGCTCGATTCCTGGCCATGGGGAAGTCTGCTCTGCACGTCGTCCGAGTTCATCAAGGACGTGTCGATCGGCGTGTCCGTGTTCACGCTAGTAGCACTGTCTGGCGATCGGTTTTTTGCCATCGTCGATCCGTTACGCAAGTTTCACGCACACG GTGGTGGACGGCGAGCCACACGGATGACCATCACGACGGCGGTTCTGATCTGGCTTTTGGCCATCGCCTTTGCCGTTCCTGCCATCGTTGGATCACACATCAAG ACTGTCATCATCAACAAGGACGTGTCGTTTTACTTCTGCTATCCGTTTCCGGACGAGTGGGGCCCACAGTACGCCCGGGGGATGGTGTTGGGTAAATTTCTCATCTACTACGCCGTACCGCTGTTCATAATTGGCATCTTCTACGCACTGATAGCGCGACATCTCATCCACAGTGCCAAGCACGTTCCGGGTGAAATGCAAGGCACAGTGCGACAG ATCAAAGCACGCCGGAAAGTTGCCGTCACGGTGTTGGCGTTTGTGGTCATATTCGGTATCTGCTTCCTGCCATCACATCTATTTATGCTGTGGTTCTATTACAA TCCAAACTTCAATGAAGATTACAACGGATTCTGGCACGTACTGCGAATAGTAGGCTTTTGTCTTTCGTTCGCTAACAGCTGTGCCAATCCTGTCGCTCTCTACTGCGTTAGTGGTGCCTTCCGGAAGCACTTCAATCG GTATCTGCTATGCGATGGAACCTCCAGCAGTCGGCGAAGGCACGGAGACAATCTGGCACCGAGAGATACATCCCTTACCAGCACCATGTCCCGCCGTTACACCAGCAAACGAATGCAATCGCTACGAAT AAATATTCAAGAGACAACGATCGTGATGATCCCGAACGGGAACTCCAAATCCGAGGGTGCAGTGATCGAAAAGGAAATGGTGTGCTTGTCGTAA